A DNA window from Haliovirga abyssi contains the following coding sequences:
- the rpsP gene encoding 30S ribosomal protein S16: MVKLRLTRLGRKKLPVYRIVAMEALTRRDGKAIAYLGTYDPLKNPAAVTLKEEEILKFLSNGAQPTRTVKSILTKEGVWEKFLATKTIKK; the protein is encoded by the coding sequence ATGGTAAAATTAAGATTAACAAGATTAGGTAGAAAGAAACTTCCAGTTTATAGAATTGTAGCTATGGAAGCATTAACAAGAAGAGATGGGAAAGCTATTGCTTATTTAGGGACTTATGATCCTTTAAAAAATCCTGCAGCTGTTACTTTAAAAGAGGAAGAGATATTGAAGTTTTTATCAAATGGAGCTCAACCTACAAGAACAGTAAAATCAATTCTTACAAAAGAGGGAGTTTGGGAAAAATTCTTAGCAACAAAAACAATTAAAAAATAA